One region of Bosea sp. 29B genomic DNA includes:
- the tmk gene encoding dTMP kinase — translation MAKTKVQPATGHFITLEGGEGAGKSTLAKALAARLEAHGLIVELTREPGGSPKAERIREALLAGRIKPYGAFAEALMFQAARIDHVDSRIRPALQRGAWVICDRFIDSTRVYQGTLGEIAADKLAALEAVAIAGLMPELTFMLDLAPETGLARAARRRKPGEATDRFESETISFHRRLRQGFLDIAAAETQRCVVLDASLPPETLAETAWQALSSRLPLPQIAPA, via the coding sequence GTGGCCAAAACAAAGGTGCAGCCTGCGACCGGGCATTTCATCACGCTCGAAGGCGGGGAGGGGGCCGGCAAGTCGACCCTCGCCAAGGCGCTCGCGGCGCGGCTGGAGGCGCATGGGCTTATCGTCGAGCTGACACGCGAACCTGGCGGCTCGCCCAAGGCAGAACGCATCCGCGAGGCGCTGCTCGCTGGGCGGATCAAGCCCTATGGCGCCTTCGCCGAGGCACTGATGTTCCAGGCTGCCCGCATCGACCATGTCGACAGCCGCATCAGGCCGGCGCTCCAGCGAGGAGCCTGGGTGATCTGCGATCGCTTCATCGATTCGACCCGCGTCTATCAAGGCACTCTGGGCGAGATCGCCGCCGACAAGCTCGCAGCGCTGGAAGCGGTCGCAATCGCCGGCCTGATGCCTGAGCTGACCTTCATGCTGGATCTCGCGCCCGAGACTGGGCTGGCGCGCGCGGCCCGCCGCCGGAAACCCGGCGAGGCAACAGACCGTTTCGAGAGCGAAACGATTTCCTTCCACCGCCGCTTGCGCCAGGGCTTCCTCGACATCGCCGCCGCCGAAACGCAGCGCTGCGTCGTGCTCGACGCCAGCCTTCCGCCGGAGACGCTGGCGGAAACCGCCTGGCAGGCGCTTTCCAGCCGGCTGCCCTTGCCGCAGATTGCGCCGGCATGA